In the Candidatus Delongbacteria bacterium genome, one interval contains:
- the guaB gene encoding IMP dehydrogenase has translation MEKIYPETGITFDDVLLVPQYSEVAPNQADTSTQLTKGIRINIPILAAAMDTVSESRMGIAMAREGGIAVIHKNLPAEFQAAEVDRVKRSESGMILDPVVISPERPVSDATDLMARYSISGIPVVAQGKLVGILTNRDLRFITRYDIPVSEVMTKENLITAREGVSLDQAKEILQRHRIEKLPIVDNDFYLKGMITYKDIQKKETYPHASKDSSGRLLAAAAVSVNGDDDRIVRLIDAKVDILVIDVSHGHHIHMINEVKRIKKKYDVQVIAGNIATGDAARMLIDAGADAVKVGIGPGSICTTRVVAGVGVPQVTAIMDVVSVASKLGIPVIADGGIKYSGDIAKAIAAGADSVMLGSILAGTDESPGEIILYEGRQFKSYRGMGSLGAMKKGSADRYFQTATQKAVPEGIEGRVAYKGRVGNTIYQMVGGLRQAMGYCGAGTIHDLQTKARFIRMTGAGLVESHPHDVTITREAPNYEVKH, from the coding sequence ATGGAAAAGATTTATCCAGAAACAGGTATAACATTCGATGATGTTCTTCTGGTTCCTCAGTACAGTGAAGTAGCACCGAATCAGGCTGATACTAGCACTCAGTTAACAAAAGGTATCAGAATAAATATTCCTATTCTTGCTGCTGCAATGGATACAGTATCTGAAAGTAGAATGGGAATCGCTATGGCAAGAGAGGGTGGCATAGCTGTAATACATAAAAATTTACCTGCTGAATTTCAAGCTGCCGAAGTTGACAGAGTTAAACGTTCTGAAAGTGGAATGATATTAGATCCTGTAGTAATATCACCAGAAAGGCCAGTAAGCGATGCAACGGATTTGATGGCAAGATATTCTATCTCTGGAATTCCAGTTGTTGCTCAGGGGAAATTGGTTGGTATTTTAACAAATAGAGACCTAAGATTTATTACTAGATATGATATTCCTGTTTCTGAAGTTATGACAAAAGAGAATTTAATCACTGCAAGAGAAGGCGTTTCTTTAGATCAAGCCAAAGAGATCTTGCAAAGACATAGAATAGAGAAACTTCCTATCGTTGACAATGACTTTTATTTAAAGGGAATGATTACTTATAAAGATATTCAGAAAAAAGAAACTTATCCCCACGCTTCAAAAGATTCAAGTGGAAGACTACTTGCTGCTGCTGCAGTTTCCGTAAATGGAGATGATGATAGAATTGTAAGACTAATTGATGCTAAAGTCGATATTTTGGTTATAGATGTTAGTCACGGACACCATATTCATATGATCAATGAAGTAAAAAGAATTAAGAAAAAATATGATGTTCAAGTTATTGCTGGTAATATTGCAACAGGAGATGCGGCAAGAATGCTTATAGATGCTGGTGCTGACGCTGTAAAGGTCGGTATCGGTCCTGGATCGATCTGTACCACTCGTGTTGTAGCTGGAGTTGGTGTGCCTCAAGTAACTGCAATCATGGATGTAGTTTCTGTTGCTTCAAAATTAGGCATTCCTGTAATCGCTGACGGTGGTATAAAATATAGTGGTGATATTGCAAAAGCTATTGCAGCCGGAGCTGATAGTGTTATGCTTGGGTCTATCCTTGCCGGTACAGATGAATCTCCAGGTGAGATCATTCTTTACGAAGGAAGACAATTCAAATCATACAGAGGAATGGGTTCTCTTGGAGCAATGAAAAAAGGTAGTGCTGACAGATATTTCCAAACTGCTACACAAAAAGCCGTACCTGAAGGTATTGAAGGTCGTGTTGCTTACAAAGGTAGAGTTGGTAATACAATCTATCAGATGGTTGGTGGTCTTCGTCAGGCAATGGGTTATTGCGGTGCTGGAACAATTCATGATCTTCAAACAAAAGCTAGATTTATCCGTATGACTGGAGCTGGACTTGTTGAGAGTCACCCCCATGATGTAACAATCACCAGAGAAGCTCCAAATTATGAAGTTAAGCACTAG